The following are from one region of the Pirellulales bacterium genome:
- a CDS encoding DUF1559 domain-containing protein has product MCLYRPLDCAPKNPGCPCNDPVAWRTGPDLVRSFPLRLIRAFTLIELLVVIAIIGLLIAFLLPAIQSSREAARRTACANNLKQIGMAILHYQLAQGVFPSSNTDNLFTWDTSGALRNHSWASVIMPYAELTGLNRTIDYSVSAMLPANQLAAATVVPMYRCPSYIGPDFTTDSHYPPGQYAIGNYVSLAASDVDHLYAAELRPEGVIFPTSRIRPSDVADGLSNTVLIVESREEKMRVWIDGRTAANTALRYDSADADSTLPHGISLNYTPYYNDGDIVSAYGPSSMHPGGALHLYGDGSVHFLLDQMSAALYVALCTRAGGETIDHVP; this is encoded by the coding sequence GTTTCCCTCTCCGCTTGATACGCGCATTCACGTTGATTGAGCTGCTCGTAGTGATAGCAATTATCGGTCTGCTAATTGCATTCTTACTGCCAGCCATTCAAAGTTCGCGAGAGGCGGCGCGCCGGACGGCGTGTGCGAACAATCTCAAGCAAATTGGCATGGCCATTCTGCATTATCAGTTAGCTCAAGGCGTGTTTCCTTCCAGCAATACCGACAACCTGTTCACTTGGGATACCAGCGGTGCGCTTCGCAATCACAGTTGGGCAAGCGTGATTATGCCCTACGCCGAATTGACAGGGCTTAACCGCACAATCGACTATTCTGTTTCCGCGATGTTGCCGGCGAATCAATTGGCCGCGGCGACCGTAGTACCCATGTATCGCTGTCCTTCCTACATTGGACCGGATTTTACAACTGATTCGCATTACCCGCCGGGACAGTATGCGATTGGCAACTATGTTTCGCTCGCTGCATCCGACGTAGATCACTTGTATGCAGCGGAATTGAGGCCCGAAGGCGTTATCTTTCCCACATCCAGAATTCGGCCATCTGATGTAGCCGACGGCCTATCGAATACCGTCCTGATCGTGGAAAGCCGCGAGGAAAAGATGCGCGTTTGGATCGATGGGCGCACGGCCGCTAATACCGCCCTGCGATATGATTCGGCCGACGCCGATTCCACCCTGCCGCACGGCATTTCATTAAACTATACGCCATATTATAACGATGGCGATATTGTCTCCGCGTACGGGCCGTCCAGCATGCATCCCGGCGGAGCACTGCACCTGTATGGAGATGGTTCGGTGCATTTTCTGTTAGATCAAATGTCGGCAGCCTTGTATGTAGCCTTGTGCACACGTGCAGGGGGAGAAACCATCGATCATGTTCCGTAG
- a CDS encoding HEAT repeat domain-containing protein, which produces MFRRLLYRLPFLALCLCLAGCGSDPTSQLLAQLRSPEAEARQAAVRGLDQQTNWDSRVITALTDLVADNDAEVQRLSMNALGKCGPSAESSVPALTKALTNPEHSTRLAAALAIQKIDPKNPNFAPVLVEAMRTGDGRIFLDVGAMAQSGAWAVPTLLELLGHKTPQVRALAAQTLGQIGPAAHDASKPLKAAMRDSNPAVQRAAQIALTQIQPPPIKPAK; this is translated from the coding sequence ATGTTCCGTAGATTGCTGTACCGCCTGCCATTTCTCGCTTTGTGCTTGTGTCTGGCGGGTTGCGGCAGCGATCCCACGAGCCAACTGCTGGCCCAACTCAGAAGCCCGGAAGCTGAGGCTCGCCAGGCAGCGGTTCGCGGCTTAGATCAGCAAACCAATTGGGACAGCCGTGTAATCACTGCGCTGACCGATTTGGTTGCCGACAACGATGCCGAAGTTCAGCGATTATCGATGAATGCGTTGGGCAAGTGCGGACCAAGTGCCGAATCAAGCGTGCCGGCATTAACCAAGGCACTGACCAACCCGGAGCATTCCACACGTCTGGCTGCCGCACTGGCGATCCAAAAAATCGATCCTAAAAATCCCAACTTCGCGCCAGTTCTCGTGGAGGCGATGCGCACCGGCGATGGCAGGATTTTCCTGGACGTGGGCGCCATGGCGCAAAGCGGCGCCTGGGCCGTTCCCACGCTCCTGGAGCTCCTGGGCCATAAAACGCCTCAAGTGCGCGCATTAGCCGCGCAAACGCTTGGCCAAATCGGCCCGGCCGCCCATGATGCAAGCAAGCCGCTGAAGGCCGCGATGCGCGATTCCAATCCTGCGGTGCAAAGAGCAGCCCAAATTGCCCTCACACAAATTCAACCGCCGCCGATCAAGCCCGCAAAGTAA